Proteins found in one Neodiprion lecontei isolate iyNeoLeco1 chromosome 6, iyNeoLeco1.1, whole genome shotgun sequence genomic segment:
- the LOC107221425 gene encoding cytochrome b5-like, giving the protein MAGNGVFTLKEVNDHRGRESCWIVVDGKVYDVTKYLDQHPGGDEEILNESGTDATKAFAEVGHSSDAKEILGTLLIGHLHRDDVKGSAWKNYSVPWSRTAVVAAVPVAAILVASFVHFNRK; this is encoded by the exons ATGGCTGGAAACGGCGTGTTCACGCTGAAAGAAGTTAACGATCATCGGGGAAGAGAGTCGTGCTGGATTGTCGTCGACGGGAAAGTCTACGACGTTACCAAGTACTTGGACCAG CATCCAGGCGGAGATGAGGAGATTCTGAACGAATCTGGAACCGACGCTACGAAGGCTTTCGCTGAGGTCGGACATTCCAGCGACGCTAAGGAAATATTGGGAACACTGTTGATCGGACATTTGCATCGa gACGATGTCAAGGGATCCGCCTGGAAGAACTACTCAGTACCTTGGTCAAG AACCGCTGTGGTGGCTGCTGTTCCAGTAGCCGCCATCCTGGTCGCTTCGTTTGTTCATTTCAACCGAAAGTGA